The proteins below are encoded in one region of uncultured Eubacteriales bacterium:
- a CDS encoding Uncharacterized ABC transporter ATP-binding protein TM_0352, with product MAYVEFKNVRKVYQSGEIKVEAVKGVDFTIDEGELVVVVGPSGAGKTTVLNMLGGMDTCTSGDIYLDGAEISKYSPNQLIRYRREDIGFVFQFYNLVQNLTAVENVELASQICKNPLDAEKCLVDVGLGERLRNFPAQLSGGEQQRVAIARAMAKNPKLLLCDEPTGALDYQTGKNILKLLQNACRDSGKTVVIITHNSALEAIGNRVIRVNSGTVTEIRETPRPVSAEEVEW from the coding sequence ATGGCGTATGTCGAGTTCAAAAACGTCCGCAAGGTCTACCAGAGCGGCGAAATTAAGGTGGAGGCCGTAAAGGGGGTGGACTTTACAATTGATGAAGGGGAGCTGGTCGTCGTCGTCGGACCCTCCGGCGCGGGAAAGACGACGGTACTCAACATGCTGGGCGGCATGGATACCTGCACCTCGGGCGACATCTACTTAGACGGCGCGGAGATCAGCAAATACAGCCCCAACCAGCTCATCCGCTACCGGCGGGAGGACATCGGGTTCGTCTTCCAGTTTTATAACCTGGTGCAAAACCTCACTGCCGTGGAGAACGTGGAGCTGGCCTCCCAAATCTGCAAAAATCCCCTGGACGCGGAGAAGTGCCTCGTCGACGTGGGCCTGGGCGAGCGTCTGCGCAATTTCCCCGCCCAGCTCTCGGGCGGCGAGCAGCAGCGGGTGGCCATCGCTCGGGCGATGGCCAAGAACCCCAAGCTACTCCTCTGCGACGAGCCCACGGGGGCCCTGGACTACCAGACGGGGAAGAACATCCTGAAGCTCCTGCAAAACGCCTGCCGTGACAGCGGGAAAACGGTGGTCATCATCACACACAACTCGGCGCTGGAGGCCATCGGCAACCGGGTCATCCGCGTGAACAGCGGCACCGTGACCGAGATTCGGGAGACCCCCCGCCCCGTCTCCGCGGAGGAGGTCGAGTGGTGA
- a CDS encoding hypothetical protein (Evidence 5 : No homology to any previously reported sequences), protein MLKRIYEIVLDSPIGLKKGSLTLSGEGGACAADIYLMRHWNRFAARRTGPGGYSLRGALWTQVGEVACEMELRVEGEGLSAVADTAKGRMELTGRLAENSEN, encoded by the coding sequence ATGTTAAAGCGAATCTATGAAATCGTGCTGGACAGCCCGATCGGGCTGAAAAAGGGCAGCCTGACGCTCTCCGGCGAGGGGGGCGCCTGTGCCGCCGATATCTACCTGATGCGCCACTGGAACCGCTTTGCCGCCCGGCGCACCGGCCCGGGTGGGTATTCCCTCCGGGGCGCTCTCTGGACCCAGGTGGGCGAGGTGGCGTGCGAGATGGAGCTGCGCGTCGAAGGGGAGGGCCTATCGGCAGTCGCGGATACCGCCAAGGGCCGTATGGAGCTCACGGGCCGCTTGGCGGAGAATAGTGAAAACTGA